One genomic segment of Cannabis sativa cultivar Pink pepper isolate KNU-18-1 unplaced genomic scaffold, ASM2916894v1 Contig5, whole genome shotgun sequence includes these proteins:
- the LOC133033371 gene encoding phenolic glucoside malonyltransferase 1-like — MAMASLKILEETHVAPYSVTTTTTTTNSTLPLTSFDTYWFKFPPAQCLYLYSLPKETTFFLNSLLPKLKHSLSLTLQHFLPLAGKLTWPQHSPKPIALYTPGDVVSLSIAESNADFDTLSSNQPFQASKVRPLLSPLHVSETGVSIMALKITVFPNKGFCIGLTTHHGLVDGKSAAMFMKSWAYLSSQENPQLPPLLPEELTPFYDRTVIKDPSGFEMKVLNYIIGDNPGSTSSDCRNNPKLFEFESFQSSDLDELYRAIFELSRSDIDKLRRKVSNSNPNELHLSSFVLTYAYIFDCFLKATTEDKTKSTVFILFTADYRNRLTPPVPGNYLGNCVVAKSNFEDMREHVIGKEKEGVDSFTAIVMIVSDLVKSVGKEKDLYYEIEKDIVTFPATESDNSCHVGVAGSPSLGFYNTDFGWGRPKKFVVVSIENGAISMAECGDGSGGIEVGLVLKKHQMDHFASLFHNGLSHNNNNNIV; from the coding sequence ATGGCCATGGCCTCACTGAAAATACTCGAGGAAACTCATGTGGCTCCATATAGtgtcaccaccaccaccaccaccaccaactCCACTCTCCCATTAACCAGCTTCGACACCTACTGGTTCAAATTCCCACCAGCCCAATGTCTATATCTCTATTCTCTTCCCAAAGAAACTACATTTTTCTTGAACTCTCTTCTTCCAAAACTCAAACACTCACTCTCTCTCACACTCCAACACTTTCTACCTCTAGCCGGAAAACTAACATGGCCTCAACATTCCCCCAAACCAATCGCTCTTTACACACCAGGCGACGTCGTTTCACTCTCAATCGCCGAATCCAATGCTGACTTTGACACCCTTTCCTCAAACCAACCCTTCCAAGCCTCAAAGGTTCGACCTTTGCTTTCTCCATTACATGTTTCGGAAACAGGGGTTTCGATAATGGCTCTCAAAATCACTGTTTTTCCTAATAAGGGATTTTGTATTGGCCTCACTACCCATCATGGTCTTGTAGATGGGAAATCCGCCGCTATGTTTATGAAATCGTGGGCTTACTTATCATCTCAAGAAAATCCCCAATTGCCGCCATTGTTGCCGGAGGAGCTTACACCCTTTTATGATCGGACTGTTATAAAAGACCCATCTGGGTTTGAAATGAAGGTCTTGAATTATATAATAGGGGACAATCCTGGATCAACTTCCTCAGATTGTAGAAACAACCCAAAACTGTTTGAATTTGAATCATTTCAAAGCTCTGATCTTGATGAATTATACAGAGCCATTTTCGAACTAAGCCGGTCAGATATAGATAAACTCCGTCGAAAGGTGTCAAATTCAAACCCAAATGAGCTTCATTTATCTTCTTTTGTTCTTACTTACGCTTACATTTTCGATTGTTTTCTCAAAGCAACAACTGAAGATAAAACTAAAAGTACAGTCTTTATATTATTCACCGCCGATTACCGGAATCGTTTGACGCCTCCGGTGCCGGGAAATTACTTGGGCAATTGTGTGGTAGCCAAGAGCAATTTCGAGGACATGAGGGAGCACGTGATCGGCAAGGAGAAGGAGGGGGTGGACTCATTCACTGCTATTGTGATGATAGTAAGTGATTTAGTGAAAAGTGTGGGAAAAGAAAAGGATTTATATTACGAAATAGAGAAAGACAtagtgacttttccggcaacTGAGTCTGATAATTCTTGCCACGTTGGAGTAGCTGGGTCGCCAAGTTTGGGCTTTTACAATACAGATTTTGGATGGGGTCGTCCTAAAAAATTTGTTGTGGTTTCTATAGAGAATGGTGCCATTTCAATGGCGGAATGTGGAGATGGAAGTGGTGGCATTGAGGTTGGTTTAGTTTTGAAGAAGCATCAAATGGATCATTTTGCTTCCCTCTTCCACAATGGTCTttctcataataataataataatattgtttgA
- the LOC133033369 gene encoding rust resistance kinase Lr10-like, whose product MSKLMMKLMLLFIWVATLLCCSLAQNQAIDNSRYKACAPKSCGTGPNISYPFYIEGAGKDYCGRQGFRIACQNNKPIFQTDRGPYIVNHIFYKNNSLKIVDLDVVDTDCVAPNHYFQFNRGLNFTFSSNHGNVQFFYRCTTNSFLPSLEKSLVPCASNSTHSTLVALVPNDDTLRTTNNGSEQYCEKQVAVPVDLSGNNYNNQSIKTVNYIRLLKDGFTLLWYEANSNLCEECENSGGRCGTQNSGLVCFCPNGTQSSTCVVQPKGIEAQDANKTTRRHNLVIKASIAAGVSFGMILIITLIFFIMKKKSILFWKKSQTHQNVEAFLSNYGPLQVKRYSYLEVKKITNSFTEKLGQGGFGDVYKGKLDNGCDVAVKILNDLRDVDGEDFINEVATISRTSHINVVTLLGFFFEGSKRGLIYEFMPNGSLEKFIFNVTPIDSTKSQLGWDMLYQISLGIARGLEYLHRGCNTRILHFDIKPHNILLDHNFVPKITDFGLAKICTRTESLISSIMGPRGTAGYIAPEIFSRCFGGVSHKSDVYSYGMMILDMIGGKYNEDIQSENNSEIYFPHWIYKRLEVNHHDELGLEEIIDDEKDIVKVKKLITVSLWCIQIAPSDRPSMSEVIEMLEVMSFNSLQLPPKPFLSSPNSKMF is encoded by the exons atgagTAAGCTGATGATGAAATTAATGTTGCTCTTCATTTGGGTGGCTACCCTTTTGTGTTGTTCACTAGCACAAAACCAAGCCATAGATAATTCAAGATACAAAGCTTGTGCACCAAAATCTTGTGGTACAGGTCCCAACATAAGCTACCCTTTTTACATTGAAGGTGCAGGAAAAGACTATTGTGGACGCCAAGGCTTCCGAATCGCTTGTCAAAACAACAAACCGATTTTCCAAACCGATAGAGGTCCTTACATCGTAAACCACATCTTCTACAAAAACAATTCCCTAAAGATAGTCGATTTGGATGTAGTTGACACTGATTGTGTTGCTCCCAACCACTATTTCCAATTTAATAGAGGTCTAAATTTCACATTTAGCTCGAACCACGGGAACGTTCAATTCTTCTACCGATGCACAACCAACTCGTTCTTACCAAGTTTGGAGAAATCTTTGGTTCCTTGTGCCTCGAATTCAACTCATTCAACTCTAGTTGCTTTGGTGCCAAACGACGACACTTTGAGGACTACTAATAATGGTTCGGAGCAATATTGTGAGAAACAAGTTGCTGTGCCGGTTGATCTGAGtggaaataattataataatcaaAGTATTAAAACGGTTAATTATATTCGACTTTTGAAAGATGGATTTACTTTGTTGTGGTACGAGGCAAATTCTAATTTATGCGAAGAGTGTGAGAATAGTGGTGGGCGATGTGGGACTCAGAATAGTGGTCTTGTTTGTTTCTGTCCTAATGGAACTCAATCCTCAACATGTGTTGTTCAACCTAAAGGAATAGAAGCTCAAGATGCTAACAAAACTACTA GAAGACACAACTTGGTCATTAAAGCATCAATTG CTGCAGGAGTTAGTTTTGGAATGATTCTAATTATAACACTGATTTTTTTCATCATGAAGAAAAAGTCTattctcttttggaaaaagAGCCAAACTCATCAAAACGTGGAAGCCTTTCTAAGTAACTATGGACCACTTCAAGTTAAGAGATATAGCTATTTAGAGGTGAAGAAAATAACAAACTCATTCACTGAAAAATTAGGCCAAGGAGGATTTGGTGATGTGTACAAAGGAAAATTAGACAACGGTTGTGATGTGGCTGTGAAAATTTTGAATGATTTAAGAGATGTTGATGGTGAAGATTTCATCAATGAAGTTGCAACAATTAGTAGAACATCCCATATAAATGTTGTCACATTATTGGGATTTTTTTTCGAAGGTTCGAAAAGAGGTCTAATCTACGAGTTCATGCCTAATGGATCTCTCGAAAAATTCATATTCAATGTGACCCCTATTGACTCGACCAAGAGCCAATTAGGATGGGATATGCTTTACCAAATCTCACTCGGGATTGCTCGAGGCTTAGAATACTTACACAGAGGTTGCAACACGAGAATTTTGCATTTCGATATCAAACCTCACAACATTCTTTTGGACCACAATTTCGTGCCCAAAATCACTGATTTCGGCCTAGCCAAAATTTGTACAAGGACTGAGAGTCTCATTAGCTCTATAATGGGCCCGAGAGGGACGGCAGGGTACATTGCTCCTGAAATTTTTAGTAGATGTTTCGGCGGAGTTTCACACAAATCTGATGTGTATAGTTATGGAATGATGATTTTGGATATGATTGGTGGGAAATATAATGAGGATATTCAAAGTGAAAATAATAGTGAGATATATTTTCCACATTGGATTTATAAACGTCTTGAGGTGAATCATCATGATGAATTGGGATTGGAAGAAATAATTGATGATGAAAAAGACATAGTAAAAGTGAAGAAACTTATAACTGTGAGTTTGTGGTGTATACAAATAGCTCCTTCAGATAGGCCTTCAATGAGTGAAGTTATTGAAATGTTGGAAGTTATGAGTTTCAACTCTTTGCAATTACCACCTAAGCCTTTCTTGTCTTCTCCTAATTCAAAGATGTTTTAA
- the LOC115712964 gene encoding probable leucine-rich repeat receptor-like protein kinase At1g68400 — MAERTLYFLFLVCSLISLLHGTYSNSDLEALMAFKASSDVSNNLSDWNSTSIDPCSFSGVSCINHRVSRLVLENLDLRNSFESLTALTQLRVMSLKRNRLSGPIPDLSNFTALKLLFLSHNDFSGHFPASATSLARLYRLDLSHNNLSGEIPTTINRLTHLLTLRLEENRFSGSISSLVLPNLQDLNITGNSFAGEIPKSFSTFPKSAFTQNPNLCGSPMENCKKALTNPTKPGSTGATASSVIPSGNQTVVSSSPSSLPIINSNPNNSANTHPNKTAKITPLALIAIILGDILVLIVISLFLYCYFWRNYSAKMRQGTTTKGSNQKLIDSEKIVYSSSPYPAQPGFERGQMVFFEGVKRFELEDLLRASAEMLGKGGFGTAYKAVLDDGNVVAVKRLKDAQIGGKREFEQHMEVLGRLRHSNVVCLRAYYFASEEKLLVYDYMPNGSLFWLLHGNRGPGRTPLDWTTRLKIAAGAARGLAFIHSSCKSLRLIHGNIKSTNILIDKSGNAQVSDFGLSLFGAPQPSKSNGYRAPESNDGRKLTQKSDVFSFGVLLLELLTGKCPSAVDGGGPGCGYGGVVDLPRWVQSVVREEWTAEVFDLELMRYKDIEEEMVGLLQVAMTCTTSNPDQRPRMSQVVKMIDEIRGAEVSPSHDVVDSVSESPSVSEGTCGASQ, encoded by the exons ATGGCGGAAAGAACCCTTTACTTCCTGTTCTTAGTTTGTTCCTTGATCTCACTTCTTCATGGCACTTATTCGAACTCAGATTTAGAAGCTTTAATGGCGTTCAAAGCGAGCTCAGACGTATCGAACAATCTCTCCGATTGGAACTCTACCTCCATCGACCCATGTAGCTTCTCCGGCGTCTCTTGCATAAACCACCGAGTTTCCAGACTCGTCCTAGAGAACCTCGATCTCCGTAACTCGTTCGAGTCACTCACCGCATTGACTCAGCTCCGAGTCATGAGCCTCAAACGAAACCGTCTCTCTGGTCCGATTCCCGATCTCTCAAACTTCACAGCTCTCAAACTCCTTTTCCTCTCCCACAACGACTTCTCCGGCCACTTTCCGGCCTCTGCAACTTCTCTCGCTCGACTCTACCGTCTTGATCTCTCCCACAACAACTTATCCGGCGAGATACCAACCACAATCAACCGTTTGACTCATCTGTTGACTCTTCGCTTAGAAGAGAATCGATTCTCCGGTTCCATCTCCAGCTTAGTCCTTCCAAATCTCCAAGACTTAAACATCACCGGAAACAGTTTCGCCGGCGAAATCCCCAAATCATTCTCAACTTTCCCCAAATCCGCTTTTACTCAAAACCCTAACCTCTGTGGATCTCCAATGGAGAATTGCAAGAAAGCCTTAACTAATCCGACCAAACCAGGCTCAACCGGAGCCACCGCATCGTCAGTAATACCTTCCGGTAATCAAACGGTGGTTTCATCATCGCCGAGTTCTCTCCCGATTATTAACTCAAATCCCAATAACTCGGCAAACACTCACCCAAACAAAACAGCTAAAATAACCCCACTAGCATTAATCGCCATAATACTCGGCGATATTTTAGTACTAATCGTCATATCACTATTCCTCTACTGTTACTTTTGGCGTAATTACTCGGCTAAAATGAGACAAGGAACAACAACAAAGGGTTCTAACCAAAAACTAATAGACAGCGAAAAAATCGTCTACTCTTCAAGCCCATACCCGGCCCAACCCGGGTTCGAAAGGGGTCAAATGGTGTTCTTCGAAGGTGTCAAGCGATTCGAGCTCGAAGATTTGCTTAGAGCCTCGGCGGAAATGTTGGGAAAAGGCGGTTTCGGGACGGCTTACAAGGCGGTTCTCGACGATGGCAATGTGGTGGCTGTGAAGAGACTTAAGGATGCTCAAATTGGTGGGAAGAGAGAGTTTGAACAACACATGGAAGTTCTTGGGAGACTTAGGCATTCCAATGTGGTTTGTTTGAGGGCTTATTATTTTGCTAGTGAAGAGAAGTTGTTGGTGTATGATTACATGCCTAATGGGAGCTTGTTTTGGTTGTTACACG GTAACAGAGGCCCAGGAAGAACTCCATTAGACTGGACCACAAGGCTAAAAATCGCCGCCGGAGCAGCAAGAGGATTAGCTTTCATCCACAGTTCCTGCAAATCTCTCCGGCTCATCCACGGCAATATCAAATCAACAAACATCTTAATAGACAAATCGGGTAATGCCCAAGTCTCAGATTTCGGATTGTCCCTATTCGGAGCCCCCCAACCTTCCAAATCCAACGGTTACCGTGCGCCGGAATCAAACGACGGTCGAAAACTCACGCAGAAATCCGACGTGTTCTCTTTTGGGGTTCTTTTATTAGAGCTTCTGACCGGTAAGTGTCCTTCGGCGGTGGATGGAGGTGGACCCGGGTGCGGGTACGGTGGGGTTGTGGATCTTCCGAGATGGGTTCAATCGGTGGTGAGAGAGGAGTGGACGGCGGAGGTTTTTGATTTGGAGCTAATGAGGTATAAAGATATTGAAGAAGAGATGGTGGGGTTGTTACAAGTGGCGATGACGTGTACAACGTCTAATCCTGATCAACGGCCCAGGATGAGCCAAGTGGTTAAGATGATTGATGAGATTCGTGGTGCTGAGGTGTCACCGAGTCATGATGTTGTTGACTCGGTTTCTGAGTCGCCTTCTGTGTCTGAAGGCACGTGTGGAGCGAGTCAGTGA